DNA sequence from the Pseudoduganella plicata genome:
GAAGGCACGGCCGACGTGCCCGCCGAAGGCGGCACGGCCGGCGATCCGCTGGCCGCGCTGCAGGACGAGACGGCAGATGAAGCCGGCAAGGGCGGCAAGCCCGATGCGGGACTGGGCGCCGATACGGGCGCGGCGGGCAAGGGCAAGGCCGATGCGGCCGCCCTCCCCGGCGCCGATGCACGGGCGCTGGATGCGGGCAAGCTGGAATTGTCCGCCGGCGCCGTCAAGACAGAAATGAAGGCCGAAGCGTTTGCCGCCAAGCTGGCGGACGCGGCGGCGGCAACCCAGCCCGTGCTGCCGCAGGCGACCCAGACGCTGGTCGCCACGGCCCAGGCGGCCGACGTGGCCGCGTCGAACCAGTTGCAGGCCCGCGTCGGCAGCAGCGCCTGGGAGCAGCAGCTGGGCCAGAAAGTCGTCTGGATGGTGGCCGGTGGCGACCAGAGCGCCTCGCTGACGTTGAATCCGCCCGACCTGGGTCCGCTGCAGATCGTGCTGAACGTGTCGAACGACCAGGCCAGCGTGAGCTTCATGGCCGCCGAGCCGGAAACCCGCCAGGCACTGGAAGACGCGATGCCGAAACTGCGTGAAACGATGAGCGAAGCGGGCATCCAGCTCGGCGAGGCCAGCGTCTCGACAGGTAGCCAGGACCAGCGCCAGGCGTTTGCCGAACAGGCCGAAGCGCGCGCCGCGGCCGGCAGCCGGCGGTTCAATAACGGCGGCGGCGAAGGTCCGGCGCAGGCGCAGCCCGAGCCGGTGGTGCGGCGCGCCATACTGGGGGCGGTCGACACGTTCGCCTAGTGGCAGCATAATGCGCGGTGGAAACAAAAGAGTGGCGGCAATTCCGCCCTCTGCTCGCGCGATGTTGGCGCGGCGGTTGCCCCTAGAATGACATAATCGAGCCGGCGTCGTATCCGGCCAGGCTTGGAACTGCGCGGACCTGCCCCGCCGCGCATCTCCTTCAACCCGGGGCAGTGTGAAAGCGAGAAGATGAAGGCTGATGCGAAAGCCGAAGCGGCACCGGCCGGTGGCGGTTCCAAGAAAAAACTGATCATGATTATCGTGGCCGTGCTGATCCTCGCCATCGGCGGCGGCGGCGGTGCTTACTTCATGCTGAAGGGCCAGGACGACAGTGCCGAGCACGACGACGAGCCCGTCAAGAAGAAATCGAAGAAGAAAAAGAAGGAAGCCGGTCCGCCCGTGTACGTGCCGGTCGAGGCGTTCACCGTCAACCTGCAGCCGGAGGAAGGCGAACAGTACCTGCAGCTGGCGTTTACGCTGCAGGTGCCCGATGCCGAGCAATCCGAGGGCATCAAGAACAATATGCCAAAGGTGCGCAGCCGGATACTGCTCCTGCTATCCTCGAAGAAGGCGTCGGAAATCAATACACCCGAGGGCAAGCAGCAGCTCAGCAAGGAGATTCTCGAACAGGTCAACGAGCCGTTCGAGGAACATGGCGACGAGCAGGAAGTCTCGGAAGTATTATTTACCTCGTTTATCATCCAGTAAGCACACAGCGAACATAAAGAGTCATGGCCGATAATTTTCTCTCCCAGGAAGAAGTCGATGCCCTCCTGAAAGGCGTGAACGGCGATCAGGATGACGTCGCCGCGCCCGAGGAAGTCGCGGGAGTCAGAACCTACAACCTGGCAACCCAGGAGCGCATCGTGCGCGGCCGGATGCCCACGTTGGAAATTATCAACGAGCGTTTCGCCCGTCTGCTGCGCGTGGGTCTGTTCAACTTCCTGCGCCGCAGCGCGGAGGTGTCGGTCGGATCCGTCCGCGTGTCGAAGTACAGCGAGTTCATTCGTAACCTGGTCGTGCCGACCAACCTGAATCTCGTGCACATGAAGCCGCTGCGGGGCACGGCGCTGATGGTGTTCGATCCGGGCCTTGTGTTCCTGCTGGTGGACAACCTGTTCGGCGGCGACGGCCGCTTCCACACGCGCGTCGAGGGCCGCGACTTCACGGCCACCGAGCAGCGCATCATCCTGCGCATTCTCGATATCGTGTTCGAGGCGTACACGAAGTCATGGGAACCGGTGTTCCCCGTCGAATTCGAGTACATTCGTTCCGAAATGAACACGCAGTTCGCCAACATCGCCACGCCGAACGAGGTGGTGGTGGCGTCGACGTTCACGGTCGAGCTGGGTTCCGTGTCCGGGCAGATCCACTTCTGCATGCCGTACTCGATGATCGAACCGATCCGCGATGCGCTGACGTCGTCGCTGCAGGGCGAGGCACTGGAAGTGGACAAGCGCTGGATCCGCCTGATGACGCAGCAGATCCAGATCGCCGAAGTGGAACTGGTGGCACGGCTGGGCACGGCCAAGGTCAGCTTCGACGAGATCCTGAACATGCGGGTGGGCGACGTGATTCCGCTGAATATTCCGGAAACGATCGAGGCAACCGTGGATGGCGTACCAGTGCTGGACTGCACGTACGGCGTCCTGAACGGACAATACGCGCTGAAGGTGGAGAAACTCCTCGCCAACAGCGATAATCTCAGTAAATAAGATTTGCGGTAACGCAGGAGCGAAACATGTCTGACAACCAAGACGATCAAACAGCCGACGACGATCTGTGGGGTGCCGCGATTGCCGAGCAGGCCAAGGCCGAAGCGGAAGCGCTGCAAAGCCAGGCCGCGACGGCCGCCGTGTTCAAGGATTTCTCCAAGACGGCCCCGAAGACGGAAACGCACAACGATATCGACTTCATCCTCGATATCCCCGTCCAGCTGACGGTCGAGCTGGGCCGCACCAAGATCGCCATCAAGAACCTGCTGCAGCTGGCGCAGGGCTCCGTGGTGGAACTCGATGGCCTGGCCGGCGAACCGATGGACGTGCTGGTGAACGGCTGCCTGATCGCCCAGGGCGAGGTGGTGGTCGTGAACGACAAATTCGGTATCCGCCTGACGGACATCATCACCCCTTCCGAACGCATCCGAAAACTGAATAAATGACCTACGCGTCCTGCAAGGCGCTGTCGACGACGCTGCTGGCTGGCATTTTGCTGACCAGCAGCTTTGTCGTTTCTGCGCAGACCTCTTCCACGCCCGTCGTCACGGCGCCCATCAACCGTACCGTGGCGCCCGTCAAGGCAGGCGAACCGGCCACTGTGCCGGTCGACCCGGCCATTGCCGGCGCACCAGCCACCGCGCCCGTCGCCGAGACGCCGGACCCGGCCGCGCCGGCCCAGCCGCGCGCCACGACGCCGGAGCAGCAGGCCGCGCTGGCCGGCGCCCGGCCCGTCACGCCGACGGCCATGCCGGCCGCGCCGTCCGCTGCCGGCAGCCTGTTGCAGACCGTGGCCGCGCTGGCCGCCGTGCTGGCGATCGTCATGGGCCTGGCCTGGATGCTGAAACGCTTCGGGCCGAAGACCGTCACGGGCGGCTCGGCCGTCAAGCTGGTGGGCGCGATGTCGGTCGGCACGCGCGAGCGCATCCTGGTCGTGGAAGTGGGTGACCAGTGGATTGTCGTGGGCGCCTCCCCGGGGCGGATGAACGCGCTGGCGACGATGCCGCGCCAGGAAGCCGCGGCATCCATGCCGGGACCACATCCGAACCTGCCGGCCACGAATTTCTCCGAGTGGTTCAAACAGACGATCGAAAAGCGCAATGGCAAGTAATTCGAGGAATCTCTACTGCGCCGCTGCGCTGGCGGCCGGCCTGCTGGCGCTGCCGCTGATCGCGGGCGCCGCGCCGACGATCCCCGCGTTCACCACGAGCGCGGCGCCGGGCGGCGGCACGCAGTACGGCCTGACGATCCAGACGCTCATCCTGATGACGTCGCTGACGTTCCTGCCCGCGGTGCTGCTGATGATGACTGGCTTCACCCGCATCGTCATCGTGCTGGGGCTGCTGCGCCAGGCGCTGGGCACGCAGACGGCGCCGCCCAACCAGGTGATGGTCGGCCTGGCGCTGTTCCTGACGTTCTTCGTCATGGGCCCCACGTTCGACCGTATCTACACGGAAGCGTACCAGCCGCTGCAGGCCAACCAGATCACGATGCAGCAGGCGATGGAACGGGGCTCGGCGCCGTTGAAGACGTTCATGCTGAAGCAGACGCGCCAGGCCGACCTGGCGCTGTTTGTCAAGATCTCGCGCAGCCCCGCGCTGCAGGGTCCCGAAGACGTGCCGCTGCGCATCCTGATCCCGGCATTTATCACCAGTGAACTGAAGACGGCGTTCCAGATCGGCTTTGCCATCTTCATCCCGTTCCTGATCATCGACATGGTGGTCGCCTCGGTGCTGATGTCGATGGGTATGATGATGATGTCGCCGGCCGTCATCTCGCTGCCGTTCAAGATGATGCTGTTCGTGCTGGTCGACGGCTGGCAACTGCTGCTGGGCTCGCTGTCCCAGAGTTTCTACTAGGAGGCGCCATGACACCGGAAAGCGTCCTGTCGATGGGCCGGCATGCAATGGAAATCACGTTGATGGTGTCGGCGCCGCTGCTGCTGGTGGCGCTCGTCATCGGCCTGATCGTCTCGATCTTCCAGGCGGCCACGCAGATCAACGAACAGACCCTGTCGTTCATCCCGAAACTGGTGGGCGTGTTTGTCGCGCTGGTCGTGGCCGGTCCGTGGATGAT
Encoded proteins:
- the fliO gene encoding flagellar biosynthetic protein FliO, producing the protein MTYASCKALSTTLLAGILLTSSFVVSAQTSSTPVVTAPINRTVAPVKAGEPATVPVDPAIAGAPATAPVAETPDPAAPAQPRATTPEQQAALAGARPVTPTAMPAAPSAAGSLLQTVAALAAVLAIVMGLAWMLKRFGPKTVTGGSAVKLVGAMSVGTRERILVVEVGDQWIVVGASPGRMNALATMPRQEAAASMPGPHPNLPATNFSEWFKQTIEKRNGK
- the fliM gene encoding flagellar motor switch protein FliM yields the protein MADNFLSQEEVDALLKGVNGDQDDVAAPEEVAGVRTYNLATQERIVRGRMPTLEIINERFARLLRVGLFNFLRRSAEVSVGSVRVSKYSEFIRNLVVPTNLNLVHMKPLRGTALMVFDPGLVFLLVDNLFGGDGRFHTRVEGRDFTATEQRIILRILDIVFEAYTKSWEPVFPVEFEYIRSEMNTQFANIATPNEVVVASTFTVELGSVSGQIHFCMPYSMIEPIRDALTSSLQGEALEVDKRWIRLMTQQIQIAEVELVARLGTAKVSFDEILNMRVGDVIPLNIPETIEATVDGVPVLDCTYGVLNGQYALKVEKLLANSDNLSK
- the fliQ gene encoding flagellar biosynthesis protein FliQ; its protein translation is MTPESVLSMGRHAMEITLMVSAPLLLVALVIGLIVSIFQAATQINEQTLSFIPKLVGVFVALVVAGPWMISVMTDYMREIFTGIPNMVG
- the fliP gene encoding flagellar type III secretion system pore protein FliP (The bacterial flagellar biogenesis protein FliP forms a type III secretion system (T3SS)-type pore required for flagellar assembly.), which produces MASNSRNLYCAAALAAGLLALPLIAGAAPTIPAFTTSAAPGGGTQYGLTIQTLILMTSLTFLPAVLLMMTGFTRIVIVLGLLRQALGTQTAPPNQVMVGLALFLTFFVMGPTFDRIYTEAYQPLQANQITMQQAMERGSAPLKTFMLKQTRQADLALFVKISRSPALQGPEDVPLRILIPAFITSELKTAFQIGFAIFIPFLIIDMVVASVLMSMGMMMMSPAVISLPFKMMLFVLVDGWQLLLGSLSQSFY
- the fliL gene encoding flagellar basal body-associated protein FliL; translation: MKADAKAEAAPAGGGSKKKLIMIIVAVLILAIGGGGGAYFMLKGQDDSAEHDDEPVKKKSKKKKKEAGPPVYVPVEAFTVNLQPEEGEQYLQLAFTLQVPDAEQSEGIKNNMPKVRSRILLLLSSKKASEINTPEGKQQLSKEILEQVNEPFEEHGDEQEVSEVLFTSFIIQ
- a CDS encoding flagellar hook-length control protein FliK, which translates into the protein MQTQSIQNTLLNTSVPTGQKRAEGDLDFKQALARQVERQPLPQPIKVPMKSAPMTKPAPTAQAQPSKPVTPNPAAKTSQANAANQAKPAQQTSQAKAADAAEQAQEADAADSTRDTAAADATAAAATAAAAEAAPAETTAQPADAAAAEAAAAAAAAVDPMANMLAMIAAYNQQTQAARPAEGTADVPAEGGTAGDPLAALQDETADEAGKGGKPDAGLGADTGAAGKGKADAAALPGADARALDAGKLELSAGAVKTEMKAEAFAAKLADAAAATQPVLPQATQTLVATAQAADVAASNQLQARVGSSAWEQQLGQKVVWMVAGGDQSASLTLNPPDLGPLQIVLNVSNDQASVSFMAAEPETRQALEDAMPKLRETMSEAGIQLGEASVSTGSQDQRQAFAEQAEARAAAGSRRFNNGGGEGPAQAQPEPVVRRAILGAVDTFA
- the fliN gene encoding flagellar motor switch protein FliN, giving the protein MSDNQDDQTADDDLWGAAIAEQAKAEAEALQSQAATAAVFKDFSKTAPKTETHNDIDFILDIPVQLTVELGRTKIAIKNLLQLAQGSVVELDGLAGEPMDVLVNGCLIAQGEVVVVNDKFGIRLTDIITPSERIRKLNK